A stretch of Triticum aestivum cultivar Chinese Spring chromosome 1D, IWGSC CS RefSeq v2.1, whole genome shotgun sequence DNA encodes these proteins:
- the LOC123163865 gene encoding protein FAR1-RELATED SEQUENCE 5-like yields the protein MSDDEEYDEISSQPLAPYVGMEFDYVDDAKLFYNDYAFKMGFGIHTTASKNNQKKGPVVLIKRVFRCVHAGKPENKTDTSSASEAISMEQHSPSKESWFEMDVTNKRQKNRLPERVQFYNSHRNISQEDLDLILTMHDVNFSTSSCMGMLGRVRGGDRRILPYVKRDVTNFRSKLRQTINLRDMDMTVAYFERRQDENPEFYYAKTVDEETNSVTGLFWVDGRTRALYRKYRDCVFFDTTFCTNRYNMPFAKIVGVNNHLQTILLGCALLPNEQIETFKWVFQNFLIAMNNVHPLNIMTDQDKAMDTTISEALPNIVHRCCKWHAQRKAREKLGRILSRDEVFEQAFYTCINDPETVDEFEENWHHMIHCFELEDNRHLCNMWRTRHTWAPAYFRKCFFPFTSTTGRSEGLNSYFKTFINPQASVWKFVQQYEVLQETMLDREDNQAFIGEATTTPLYSRYNIERQAVNFYTRAVFGKFQSEVIASTGYVINQVPALHNGSINFGLFSNYYEDPKIFKVNVEMPDEKFECSCSYFEMNGIICAHIIRVMTHLNVQTIPQCYFLQRWSEKATTPTGSQLLDFGLPSNNTLKYNSLYRKLTWLASQACGNDFAYNLLNDAANQLELVIAAARRRELPEQREVHQQQMPQQQAETHRVPS from the exons ATGTctgatgatgaagaatatgatgAGATTTCATCTCAACCACTAGCACCATATGTTGGGATGGAGTTCGACTATGTTGATGATGCTAAGCTGTTCTACAACGACTATGCATTCAAAATGGGCTTTGGCATACACACAACTGCTTCAAAGAACAACCAAAAGAAGGGGCCTGTGGTACTAATCAAGAGGGTGTTCCGGTGTGTTCATGCCGGGAAGCCAGAGAATAAGACCGATACTAGCAGTGCTTCGGAAGCAATCTCGATGGAACAGCACTCACCAAGCAAAGAATCTTGGTTTGAAATGGATGTCACAAACAAGCGTCAGAAAAATAGATTG CCAGAGCGTGTACAGTTCTACAACTCACACCGCAACATTTCGCAAGAGGATTTGGACCTCATATTGACAATGCATGATGTGAACTTCTCCACATCATCGTGCATGGGAATGCTTGGGAGGGTCCGTGGTGGAGACCGGAGGATACTGCCATATGTCAAGAGGGATGTTACAAATTTTCGTTCCAAGCTGCGGCAAACCATAAATCTCCGGGACATGGACATGACGGTTGCATACTTTGAAAGGCGGCAAGATGAGAATCCGGAATTCTACTATGCAAAAACAGTTGATGAGGAAACAAACTCTGTCACTGGACTGTTTTGGGTTGATGGGAGGACAAGGGCATTGTACCGTAAGTACAGAGATTGTGTTTTCTTTGACACCACCTTTTGCACAAATAGGTACAATATGCCATTTGCTAAGATTGTTGGCGTCAACAACCATCTCCAGACAATTTTATTGGGGTGTGCTTTGCTTCCGAATGAACAAATTGAAACCTTCAAGTGGGTCTTCCAAAACTTTCTGATTGCGATGAACAATGTACATCCATTGAACATCATGACAGATCAAGACAAGGCAATGGATACAACCATTTCTGAAGCCTTACCAAATATAGTGCATAGGTGTTGCAAATGGCATGCCCAACGGAAAGCGAGAGAGAAGTTGGGCAGAATACTGAGCAGGGATGAAGTTTTTGAGCAAGCTTTCTACACATGCATCAACGATCCAGAAACAGTTGATGAGTTTGAGGAGAATTGGCATCACATGATACATTGCTTCGAATTGGAAGATAATAGACACCTTTGCAACATGTGGCGAACCCGGCATACCTGGGCTCCAGCATACTTCCGGAAATGCTTCTTCCCATTCACAAGCACTACAGGGAGGTCGGAGGGCCTCAACTCTTACTTCAAGACGTTCATCAATCCTCAAGCATCGGTTTGGAAATTTGTGCAGCAGTATGAGGTGCTCCAAGAGACGATGCTAGACCGTGAGGACAACCAGGCTTTCATTGGTGAAGCAACAACAACACCTCTTTACTCGAGATACAACATTGAGCGTCAAGCGGTCAACTTCTACACCCGGGCTGTTTTTGGCAAGTTTCAATCAGAAGTGATTGCATCAACAGGATATGTAATCAACCAGGTCCCTGCGCTTCACAATGGAAGCATTAACTTTGGGCTTTTCTCAAATTACTATGAGGACCCAAAAATATTCAAAGTAAATGTTGAGATGCCAGATGAGAAGTTTGAGTGCAGCTGCAGCTATTTTGAGATGAATGGGATTATATGTGCACACATCATTAGGGTGATGACTCATCTAAATGTGCAAACTATCCCGCAATGCTATTTTCTACAGAGGTGGTCTGAAAAAGCAACAACACCAACAGGCAGCCAACTTCTGGATTTTGGACTCCCATCGAACAACACCCTCAAGTACAACTCACTTTACAGGAAACTTACTTGGTTGGCCTCACAAGCTTGCGGCAATGACTTTGCATACAACCTGCTAAATGATGCAGCTAATCAGCTCGAGCTTGTTATAGCTGCAGCAAGAAGAAGGGAACTACCAGAGCAGCGGGAGGTACATCAACAGCAAATGCCGCAGCAACAAGCAGAAACTCACAGGGTGCCAAGTTAG